In Juglans microcarpa x Juglans regia isolate MS1-56 chromosome 7D, Jm3101_v1.0, whole genome shotgun sequence, the following are encoded in one genomic region:
- the LOC121239751 gene encoding thylakoid lumenal 19 kDa protein, chloroplastic, whose amino-acid sequence MATIFSPSALSSSSSAATSTAPTTKPYVNKPQVPLPPSKPPLTTLTTALTATALATTLLSTPPPSLADSPAATYNLYYGTAASAANYGGYGGNSSKKDSAEYVYDVPEGWKERLVSKVEKGTNGTDSEFYNPKKRSEREYLTFLSGFRQLAPKDAVLNNLALSDVDLQDLIASANSVISEEKKDDNGQVYYVYEIDGVSAHSLISVTCANNKLYAHFVNAPAPEWKKDLDMLKHVHESFKTVGSF is encoded by the coding sequence ATGGCCACCATATTCTCCCCCTCtgccctctcctcctcctcctccgccGCCACCAGCACAGCCCCAACCACAAAACCATATGTAAACAAGCCCCAGGTTCCCCTCCCACCCTCCAAACCACCCCTAACCACCTTAACCACCGCACTCACCGCCACAGCCCTTGCCACTACACTCCTTAGCACCCCTCCTCCTTCACTAGCTGACTCCCCCGCCGCAACCTACAACCTGTATTATGGCACAGCCGCCAGCGCAGCCAACTACGGAGGCTACGGCGGTAACTCGAGCAAGAAAGATTCGGCTGAGTATGTCTACGACGTGCCGGAAGGTTGGAAGGAGCGCTTGGTCTCAAAGGTCGAGAAGGGAACCAATGGTACCGACAGCGAGTTCTACAACCCGAAGAAGAGGTCGGAGCGAGAGTACCTCACGTTCCTTTCTGGGTTTCGTCAGCTAGCGCCTAAGGACGCGGTGCTGAACAACTTGGCGTTATCGGACGTGGATTTGCAGGACCTGATAGCCAGCGCCAACAGCGTTATTTCCGAGGAGAAGAAGGACGATAATGGCCAGGTATATTATGTGTACGAGATTGATGGGGTGAGTGCGCACAGTTTGATCTCGGTAACTTGTGCAAATAATAAGCTTTATGCGCATTTCGTTAATGCGCCTGCGCCAGAGTGGAAAAAGGACCTGGACATGTTGAAGCATGTTCATGAGTCTTTCAAGACTGTTGGATCGTTTTAG